A segment of the Synechococcus sp. CBW1002 genome:
CACTCCAGGATCTCGCCGAAAATGAGGCCCCGCCGCCATTGGCGCTGCTCGGAGAGATAGCAGTGATGCTCCGGGCCATTGATCCAGAACAGGCGACCAGCTTCATCGATGAAATGGCGGCCCAACCGTTGCCTGATGCGTGCCATGCGCGTGCGCTCCACTGGCTACGCCCTTGCTGATAGCCACGTTGCGGCAGATCAGCAGCAGCGCACAGAGACCCACCGATGCGGTTGTGGCCCGTAAGGTGGAACCGATGATCTCCGGTGCGCCACGGCCGGCATTTGCATGAACACGATCGACGAGCACATCCAGAAGGATCAGACTGAGCTCGAAGCGGCCCGTGCCTCCGGCGACCTCGCCAAGCTGCGTCACCTCGAGGGCGAACTTCACGATCTGCAGGAATACAAGGAGCACCACCCCGAAGAGAGCAAGGATCCAACCTCCCTGGAGGTGTATTGCGATCTGAACCCTGAAGCCCCCGAATGCCGTGTCTACGACGACTGAGGCTTGTCCAGGCTGAGGCTCATCCAGGCTCAGTCATCACGCAAGCACCTGCTGCATTCCCCTGATCCTTGACTGGGGGATCCTTCGTTCTGGGGGCTTGAATTGCTTTGAAGCCCCACAGCGCCTGCCGTTGTGGGGCTTTGCCTTCGGAGCGCCCCTGATAGAGCCTCCGCCGTCAGAGCCTGCGCCCATGGAGCAGCCTCGAGCCGAGCAACGTCCAGCAGCTCAAACCCAGATCAGGGGCCGCTCAGCCCACGCCCAGTGCCTGCCACACGGCCTGCTTGAGGGGCTCCAGTCCCTGGGCCATCGCCGCCGAGATCGTCAGCACGGGCTGGCCGAGGCGAGCTTCGATCCGCAGGCGCAGCGCCTCCAGCTCCT
Coding sequences within it:
- a CDS encoding Calvin cycle protein CP12 yields the protein MNTIDEHIQKDQTELEAARASGDLAKLRHLEGELHDLQEYKEHHPEESKDPTSLEVYCDLNPEAPECRVYDD